The sequence ACAGTGAAAATTCGTTGTGGAAGTTTCTTAGCTAGGTTTAAGGGCAATCCAGGAGAACTATTCCCGCCGTTCTGCAAATTAGAAGAAGGCCGATATATAAAAATAAGTTCAAAAACTCTAAAAGATACAATAAGAAAAACATATATAACTACCACGACGGATAAAGCGCGTTTCGAACTGGATGGAGTTAAATTCGACCTAAAGGGAAAGGTTCTGAATTGCGTATCGACTGATGGCAGGCGTTTATCTCGCTATCAAATAGTTGACGAGGCTTTGCAGGAAGAAGATTTTTCTTCTTTTTTACCAGCTAAGACGCTTTTTGAAGTACAAAAGACGCTTCCAGACGAGGGAGATGTTGAAATTATATTTCAGGAAAAAAGAGTCCAATTTTCATGCGGCGACGCAAAAATAGTATCGAATCTAATTGTAGAAAACTTCCCGCCTTATGAAAAAATTATTCCTCCACCAGGAAATATAAAAATAACTTTCGATAAAGAAAAATTACTTGGCGCCGTTAAGAGAGCCTCCATTCTATCCAGTCAAGAAACAAATCTGATAATTGTTCAAATTAAATCGAAAGAAATGAGAGTATTCGCGGAAAGAGAAGAAATTGGAGGAGAAGGAAGCGAGACAATTTCCTTGGAATACGAAGGAGAAGAACTAAAAATCCGCTATAATCATAAATTTTTGGAAGATTTTTTAAAGATAGCCGATGAAGAAACCGTTGAACTCGAAATAAATGATCCAAGAAAGCCGGGAATTTGGCGAGGCGTTGGAAACGAAAAATTTTTATATGTTCTTATGCCATTGAAAGAACCGCAAGAGGAAGAGAGATGATAGCAAAAAAAGTAAACATAATAAGACTGGCTCTTTAGAAATAATAAAAAAACAAAATCAATCGATAGAATAAAAATAAAAATATAAGTTTATAAAAATAAATCGGTTACATGGTTAAAAAAAAGATTTTCTTGCATGTTTTAGTTAGTATGATTATACTTCTAAATCTGTAAAG comes from Candidatus Omnitrophota bacterium and encodes:
- the dnaN gene encoding DNA polymerase III subunit beta, encoding MKFKSASQTWSRGINAVQGAVGSPISNPIVENIHVSCEGEKVRFMATNLNLSILCEGEAEVEEAGEIVLPAKILGNIGRDLPQGDVFCETKEETVKIRCGSFLARFKGNPGELFPPFCKLEEGRYIKISSKTLKDTIRKTYITTTTDKARFELDGVKFDLKGKVLNCVSTDGRRLSRYQIVDEALQEEDFSSFLPAKTLFEVQKTLPDEGDVEIIFQEKRVQFSCGDAKIVSNLIVENFPPYEKIIPPPGNIKITFDKEKLLGAVKRASILSSQETNLIIVQIKSKEMRVFAEREEIGGEGSETISLEYEGEELKIRYNHKFLEDFLKIADEETVELEINDPRKPGIWRGVGNEKFLYVLMPLKEPQEEER